The genomic stretch CGTGCACCGCGAGGGCATCACCGAGGTCAGCGCGGCGGACGTGCGCGCGGCCCAGCTGCAGGGCTGCGTCGTCAAGCTGCTGGCGATCTGCGAGCGCGGCACGGACGCCGACGGCGGCGAGGCCGTGTCCGTGCGCGTGCACCCGGCGATGCTGCCGCGCGAGCACCAGCTCGCGGGCGTCCGCGGTGCCTTCAACGCCGTCTACGTCGAGGCCGAGTCGGCCGGGCAGCTCATGTTCTACGGCCCCGGCGCCGGGGGGCAGCCCACGGCCAGCGCGGTCATGGGTGACGTCGTCGCCGTGGCCCGCCACAAGGTCGTCGGCGGCCGGGGGCCGGGGGAGTCGGCGTACGCGCAGCTCGCCGTGCAGCCCATGGCCGACACGGTCACCCGCTACCACGTGCGCCTCGACGTCGCCGACAAGCCGGGGGTGCTGGCCCAGGTCGCGGGCGTGTTCGCCGCGCACGGCGTCTCCATCGAGGCCGTGCAGCAGCGGCACGACGACGCCGGGCGCGCCGTCCTGGTCGTCGTGACGCACAGCGCCACCGACGCGGCCCTGTCGGCCACCGTCGACGAACTCGAACAGCTGGACATCGTGGACTCCGTGGCCGGTGTGCTGCGGGTCGAGGGAGGGGACGCCTGATGGCGCACGTGTGGCGGGGTCTCATCGAGGAGTACCGGGACCGGCTGCCCGTGACCGAGGCCACCCCGGTGGTCACCCTGGGCGAGGGCGGCACGCCGCTGGTCCCCGCGCGCCACCTGTCCGAGCTCGTGCGCGGCCGCGTCCTCATCAAGGTCGAGGGCTGCAACCCGACCGCGTCCTTCAAGGACCGCGGGATGACGATGGCCATGAGCAAGGCCAAGGAGAACGGCGCCGAGGTCGTCATCTGCGCCTCGACGGGCAACACCTCGGCCTCGGCCGCGGCCTACGCCACCGCCGCGGGCATCCGCTGCGCGGTCCTCGTGCCCGACGGCAAGATCGCCATGGGCAAGCTGTCGCAGGCCGTCGCCCACGGCGCGACGATCCTGCAGGTCGACGGGAACTTCGACGACTGCCTGAACCAGGCCCGCAAGCTCGCCGAGGCGTACCCGGTCGAACTCGTGAACTCGGTCAACCCCTACCGCATCGAGGGCCAGAAGACGGGTGCCTTCGAGGTCGTCGACGTCCTCGGTGACGCCCCCGACATCCACGCCCTGCCCGTCGGCAACGCCGGCAACATCACGGCCTACTGGAAGGGCTACACCGAGTACGCGGCGGACGGTGTCGCGACCCGCACCCCGAAGATGTGGGGCTTCCAGGCCGCCGGCGCCGCGCCCATCGTCAAGGGCCACCCCGTCGACGAGCCGGAGACGATCGCCACGGCCATCCGCATCGGGCACCCCGCGTCGTGGACCGGGGCCACCACCGCCCGCGACGACTCCGGCGGCCGCATCGACGCCGTGAGCGACGAGCAGATCCTCGCCGCGCACCGCTGGCTGTCCGCGCGCGAGGGCGTCTTCGTCGAACCCGCCTCCGCTGCGGGGGTCGCCGGACTGCTCGCCGCGCACGAGGCCGGCGAGGTCGAGCCGGGCCAGACCATCGTCATCACGGTGACCGGGCACGGGCTCAAGGACCCGCAGTGGGCGCTGCAGCTGGCCGCCGGCGCCGAGGGGTCGGTCGAGCCGGTCCGCGTCCAGCCCGACGCCGTCACGATCGCCCGCGCCATCGGCGTGGAGGTCTGAGGAGCGTGGACCCCCGCTCCAGCTCCGGGTCCGGCCCCGTGCCGGGCCCGTCCCGCCAAGGGTCGTTGGCGGCGTTGCCGGTCGGCACGACCGCGACCGTCCGGGTGCCGGCGACGAGCGCGAACCTCGGGCCGGGGTTCGACGCCTTCGGCCTCGCGCTCGACCTCTGCGACGAGGTCCGGGCGGAGGTGGTCGCGGACGCGGGTCTGCGGGTGCGCGTCGAGGGACAGGGCGCCGGTGCGGTGCCGACCGACGAGCGCCACCTCGTCGTGCGCGTCCTGCGCGAGGAGCTGGCCGCCGCCGGGCACACCGCCCCCGGGCTGGACGTGGTGTGCCGCAACGTCATCCCGCACGGACGCGGCCTGGGATCGTCCGCGTCGGCGATCGTCGCGGGCCTGGCCGCGGCCCGGGCGCTGCTCCTGGCGGCCGGGGCGGTCGTCGAGGACGAGCAGGAGACCCGGGCGCGCATCCTCCTGGAGGCGTCCCGCCGCGAGGGGCACCCGGACAACGCCGCGCCCGCCGTGCACGGCGGCTTCACCATCGCCTGGACGCGCGGTGACGACCCGACCCACCCCTACGCCGTGCGCTCGGTCCGCCTGCCCGTCCACCCCGACGTGCGTGCCGTCGTGTGCGTGCCGGCCGAGGAGCTGGCGACGTCGCGGGCGCGGGCGCTGCTGCCCGCCACCGTTCCCCACGCCGACGCCGCGCTGACGGCGGGCCGGGCCGGTCTGCTCGTGCACGCGCTGACGGCCGACCCCTCGCTCCTGCTCGACGCGACCGAGGAGCGCCTGCACCAGACCCAGCGGGCCCCGGCGATGCCGCGGTCGGCGGAGCTGTTGCGGGCGTTGCGGTCCGAGGGTCTGGCGGCCGTCGTCTCCGGTGCGGGGCCGAGCGTGCTCGTGCTGACCGACGCGCCGGGTGTCGACCGCGTCCGCGCCGTGGCCGCGGGGGGCGCGTGGGACGTGCACGCACGGCCCGTGCACGCCGACGGCGTCGCCTGGTCCTGACGCTCCGCGGCGGATCGGGGGCGCGACGCGCCGTGCGCCGAACGGGGGACGGTGACTGCGCCCGCGCCGCCGGGTGTTAGCATTGGAGGCAGCACCCACGGCGGGACACTCACGGTGGGGCTCTCTCGAGCCGAGAACCGTCCCTGCTGCGTCCGTTCCCCGTCTCCGGGTGCGTCTCCACGTTCTCGCCGCGCTTCTTCGCGTGGCCGTGGATTTCCCATCCTGCCCATCGGGCAGTCACCGCGACACCCCCGGACCCGACGAAGCGCCGGATCCACCGGTCAGTCGCACCGACGAGGGGGAAGGACCTTCGTGACCGACACCACCGACATCGCCGCCACCGACGGCACGGCGACAGACGCCTCCGGGGCGCCCGCGCGCCGCACGGGCAGCCTGTCCGCGTTGCGGCTCCCGCAGCTGCAGGCCCTGGCGTCCGAGCTGGGCATCACCGGCACCGGCCGCATGCGCAAGGTGGACCTGCTCGCCGCCATCCGCGAGCACGAGTCCGGCACGGCGCAGCGCAGCGCGCGTGCGGAGGCTCCCGCCGCCGCGGCCCCCGCCGTCCAGCAGCCCACGGTGCAGCAGCCCGCAGTGCAGCAGCCGGTCGAGCAGCCCGCCGCCGTGCAGCAGCCCACCGAGCCGGCCGAGCAGCAGCCCGCCGAGCAGCCCGTCCAGCAGGCTCCCCGCTCGCGGTCGCGCCGCGCCGGTGCTCCCGCAGGGGCTCCGCCGGCCACGACGCCCGAGCCCGCCGTCGCCGACGAGCAGCCCGCGGCCCAGGTGCCCGCGCAGCCGTCGTCCCCCGAGGCCGACCCCGCCCCGCGCACCGAGCCCACGCTCGACGACTTCACCCGCGGCCGCGGTGACCGCCCCGAGCGCGGCGAGCGCTCCGACCGTGCTGAGCGCGGCGAGCGTGGCGAGGACTCCTCCCCGCGCCTGTCCCGCCGCGAGCGCGCCCGTCGTGACCGTGTCCGTGAGCCCGACCAGCAGGTCGAGCTGCCGAACATGCCGCGTCGCGACGCCGCCGACGGCGAGTCCCGCCGTGACCGCCAGGACCGCCAGGACCGCCAGGACCGCCAGGACCGGCCGGAGCGCACCGCGGACCGGGGCGCGGACCGGGGCGAGGGTCGCTCCGACAACCGTCCCGAGGGCCGCGAGGACCGGAGCGAGCGTTCCGGCGACCGCACGGAGCGCACCGAGCGTCCGCAGGCCGCGCAGAACGGGCCGGACGACTTCGACGGCGAGGGCGGCCGCCGCGGCCGTCGCAACCGCTACCGCGACCGCAAGGGCCGCCGCGGCGGCCGTGACGGCGGCGGCGCGCCCGAGGTCGACGAGAACGTCTCCGAGGACGACGTCCTGCTGCCCGTCGCGGGCATCCTCGACGTCCTCGACAACTACGCGTTCATCCGCACCTCCGGCTACCTCGCCGGCGCGAACGACGTCTACGTCTCCCTCGGCCAGGTGAAGAAGAACAACCTGCGCCCCGGCGACGCCGTCACCGGTGCGGTCCGTCAGCCCCGCGAGGGTGAGCAGACGGGGGCCCGCGCGAAGTTCAACGCGCTCGTCCGCGTCGACACCGTCAACGGCGCGGCGCCCGAGCAGGCCCGGCACCGTCCGGAGTTCACGAAGCTGACGCCGCTGTACCCGCAGGAGCGGCTCCGCCTGGAGACCGAGCCCAACGTCCTGACGACGCGCATCATCGACCTGATGTCGCCGCTCGGGAAGGGGCAGCGCGGTCTGATCGTCGCGCCGCCGAAGGCGGGGAAGACGATGGTCATGCAGGCCATCGCCAACGCGATCACGACGAACAACCCCGAGTGCCACCTCATGGTCGTCCTCGTGGACGAGCGGCCCGAAGAGGTCACCGACATGCAGCGGACGATCAAGGGTGAGGTCATCGCCTCCACCTTCGACCGTCCCGCGTCGGACCACACGGCCGTCGCCGAGCTCGCCATCGAGCGGGCCAAGCGCCTCGTGGAGCTCGGCAACGACGTCGTCGTGCTGCTGGACTCCCTGACCCGCCTGTCCCGCGCCTACAACATCTCGGCGCCCGCCAGCGGCCGCATCCTGTCCGGTGGTGTCGACGCCTCGGCGTTGTACCCGCCGAAGCGGTTCTTCGGGGCGGCCCGCAACGTCGAGAACGGCGGCTCGCTGACGATCCTGGCCTCGGCCCTGGTCGAGACGGGCTCGAAGGCCGACGAGGTCATCTTCGAGGAGTTCAAGGGCACCGGGAACATGGAGGTCCGCCTGTCGCGCCAGCTGGCCGACAAGCGCATCTTCCCCGCCGTCGACGTGCCGGCCTCCGGCACGCGGCGCGAGGAGATCCTCATGTCCCGCGAGGAGCTGCAGACCGTCTGGAAGCTGCGCCGCGTCGTCACCGCGCTCGACGCGCAGGCCTCCATCGAGCTGCTGCTCGACCGCCTCAAGAAGACCCGCAGCAACCTCGAGTTCCTGCACCAGGTCCAGACGTCCACCCCGCTGGTCAACAAGGACTGACGGGAACATCCCCGGGGGGCCGCCGGTTGTGAAGGACCGGCGGCTTCCTGTGGGAGACTGCTTTGACACCGCAGGCACCGGCTCACGCCAGCAGGATCGGCGACCCGGTGCCGACTGAGCGCCTTGAGGAGAGAACCATGAAGGCTGGGATCCACCCGGACTACGTCGAGACCCAGGTCACCTGCACCTGCGGCGCGACGTTCACCACCCGCAGCACCGAGAAGAGCGGCGAGATGCGCGCCGACGTGTGCAGCGCCTGCCACCCCTTCTACACGGGCAAGCAGAAGATCCTGGACACCGGTGGCCGCGTGGCCCGCTTCCAGCAGCGCTACGGCAAGAAGACCGCCAAGTAGTCCGCTCGCAGCGCCGGTCCCACCGCCCCACGGGGTGGAGGGGCCGGCGCTGTCGCGTTCCCACCCCACCCCGTCCTCTCAGGAGCTCTGCGTGTTCGAGACCGTCCAGCCGCTGCTCGACGAGCACGCCGAGCTCGAACGCCGCCTGGGCGACCCCGCCGTGCACGCCGACGCAGGACTGGCCCGCCGGCTCGGCCGGCGCTACGCCGAGCTGCAGCAGGTCGTCGAGGCGCACACCGCCTGGCGTGCGGCCACGGACGACGCCGAGGCCGCCCGCGAGCTGGCCGCCGAAGACCCCGGTTTCGCCGCCGAGCTGCCGGTGCTCGAGCAGGCGGCCACGGACGCGGGTGAGCGGTTGCGCCGCGTCCTCCTGCCGCGCGACCCCGACGACGCCCGCGACGTGATCCTCGAGATCAAGGCCGGTGAGGGCGGGGAGGAGTCCGCCCTCTTCGCCGGGGACATGCTGCGCATGTACCTGCGGTACGCCGAGCAGCGCGGCTGGGCGACCGAACTGCTCGACGCCACCCCCAGCGACCTCGGCGGCTACAAGGACGTGTCCGTGGCCGTGAAGAGCCGCGGTGCCGCGGCCGAGGGCGTCTGGCACCGCCTGAAGTACGAGGGCGGGGTCCACCGCGTCCAGCGCGTCCCCGTCACGGAGTCCCAGGGGCGCATCCACACGTCGGCGGTCGGGGTGCTCGTGGTCCCCGAGGCCGAGGAGGTCGAGGTGGACGTGGACCCGAACGACCTGCGGATCGACGTCTTCCGCTCGTCGGGCCCCGGCGGTCAGAGCGTCAACACCACCGACTCCGCCGTGCGCATCACCCACCTGCCCACCGGCATCGTCGCCAGCTGCCAGAACGAGAAGTCTCAGCTGCAGAACAAGGAGTCGGCGCTGCGGATCCTGCGCGCCCGGCTGCACGCGGTGGCCCAGGAAGCCGCGGACGCGGAGGCGTCGGCCGCCCGCCGGTCCCAGGTGCGCACCGTCGACCGCTCCGAGCGCATCCGCACGTACAACTACGGCGAGAACCGCATCGCCGACCACCGCACGGGCTTCAAGGCGTACAACCTCGACACGGTGCTCGACGGCGAGCTCGACCCCGTCATCCAGTCGGCCATCGACGCCGACGAGGCCGCCCAGCTCGCCGCCCCCTGACCTCAGGCCCCGTTCCCTCGTGGAAAACACACTTTCCGCCCTCGACATCGGCGTGTCGAGGGCGGAAAGAGTGTTTTCCACGAGCCTCGCGCCACGGGGATGCGTAGTCGCTACGGTTGTGCGTAGGATCGACGCGTGGACGACGAACGGTGGGCCCTCCTCGAGAAGCGCCTCGCGGCGCTCGAGGCCCGCGTCGCCGACGGGGCGGACCCCCGGGACGACGACACCTTCTGGGCGCTGCGGGAGCTGAAGCGGCAGGCGGAGGGGCGCTCGCACGTCCTCTTCACCGGCAGCGTCACGCTGCCCACGGGCGCGCAGTACGAGTGGCAGGAGACCGTCGAGGTGTCCTCGATGCTCGAGGCCGACCCGACGCAGGCCGTCGCCGCGCTGTCC from Kineococcus endophyticus encodes the following:
- a CDS encoding ArsR/SmtB family transcription factor, with amino-acid sequence MDDERWALLEKRLAALEARVADGADPRDDDTFWALRELKRQAEGRSHVLFTGSVTLPTGAQYEWQETVEVSSMLEADPTQAVAALSALAHPVRLQLLHKVLHGRRTVPELGEGLGTSGQLYHHLRQLVAEGWLTTSGRGLYDVPAERVVPLLTLLATAGLR
- the prfA gene encoding peptide chain release factor 1; translation: MFETVQPLLDEHAELERRLGDPAVHADAGLARRLGRRYAELQQVVEAHTAWRAATDDAEAARELAAEDPGFAAELPVLEQAATDAGERLRRVLLPRDPDDARDVILEIKAGEGGEESALFAGDMLRMYLRYAEQRGWATELLDATPSDLGGYKDVSVAVKSRGAAAEGVWHRLKYEGGVHRVQRVPVTESQGRIHTSAVGVLVVPEAEEVEVDVDPNDLRIDVFRSSGPGGQSVNTTDSAVRITHLPTGIVASCQNEKSQLQNKESALRILRARLHAVAQEAADAEASAARRSQVRTVDRSERIRTYNYGENRIADHRTGFKAYNLDTVLDGELDPVIQSAIDADEAAQLAAP
- the thrC gene encoding threonine synthase, yielding MAHVWRGLIEEYRDRLPVTEATPVVTLGEGGTPLVPARHLSELVRGRVLIKVEGCNPTASFKDRGMTMAMSKAKENGAEVVICASTGNTSASAAAYATAAGIRCAVLVPDGKIAMGKLSQAVAHGATILQVDGNFDDCLNQARKLAEAYPVELVNSVNPYRIEGQKTGAFEVVDVLGDAPDIHALPVGNAGNITAYWKGYTEYAADGVATRTPKMWGFQAAGAAPIVKGHPVDEPETIATAIRIGHPASWTGATTARDDSGGRIDAVSDEQILAAHRWLSAREGVFVEPASAAGVAGLLAAHEAGEVEPGQTIVITVTGHGLKDPQWALQLAAGAEGSVEPVRVQPDAVTIARAIGVEV
- the rpmE gene encoding 50S ribosomal protein L31 produces the protein MKAGIHPDYVETQVTCTCGATFTTRSTEKSGEMRADVCSACHPFYTGKQKILDTGGRVARFQQRYGKKTAK
- the rho gene encoding transcription termination factor Rho, which gives rise to MTDTTDIAATDGTATDASGAPARRTGSLSALRLPQLQALASELGITGTGRMRKVDLLAAIREHESGTAQRSARAEAPAAAAPAVQQPTVQQPAVQQPVEQPAAVQQPTEPAEQQPAEQPVQQAPRSRSRRAGAPAGAPPATTPEPAVADEQPAAQVPAQPSSPEADPAPRTEPTLDDFTRGRGDRPERGERSDRAERGERGEDSSPRLSRRERARRDRVREPDQQVELPNMPRRDAADGESRRDRQDRQDRQDRQDRPERTADRGADRGEGRSDNRPEGREDRSERSGDRTERTERPQAAQNGPDDFDGEGGRRGRRNRYRDRKGRRGGRDGGGAPEVDENVSEDDVLLPVAGILDVLDNYAFIRTSGYLAGANDVYVSLGQVKKNNLRPGDAVTGAVRQPREGEQTGARAKFNALVRVDTVNGAAPEQARHRPEFTKLTPLYPQERLRLETEPNVLTTRIIDLMSPLGKGQRGLIVAPPKAGKTMVMQAIANAITTNNPECHLMVVLVDERPEEVTDMQRTIKGEVIASTFDRPASDHTAVAELAIERAKRLVELGNDVVVLLDSLTRLSRAYNISAPASGRILSGGVDASALYPPKRFFGAARNVENGGSLTILASALVETGSKADEVIFEEFKGTGNMEVRLSRQLADKRIFPAVDVPASGTRREEILMSREELQTVWKLRRVVTALDAQASIELLLDRLKKTRSNLEFLHQVQTSTPLVNKD
- the thrB gene encoding homoserine kinase, whose amino-acid sequence is MDPRSSSGSGPVPGPSRQGSLAALPVGTTATVRVPATSANLGPGFDAFGLALDLCDEVRAEVVADAGLRVRVEGQGAGAVPTDERHLVVRVLREELAAAGHTAPGLDVVCRNVIPHGRGLGSSASAIVAGLAAARALLLAAGAVVEDEQETRARILLEASRREGHPDNAAPAVHGGFTIAWTRGDDPTHPYAVRSVRLPVHPDVRAVVCVPAEELATSRARALLPATVPHADAALTAGRAGLLVHALTADPSLLLDATEERLHQTQRAPAMPRSAELLRALRSEGLAAVVSGAGPSVLVLTDAPGVDRVRAVAAGGAWDVHARPVHADGVAWS